A genomic segment from Natator depressus isolate rNatDep1 chromosome 19, rNatDep2.hap1, whole genome shotgun sequence encodes:
- the YTHDF2 gene encoding YTH domain-containing family protein 2 isoform X2 codes for MSASSLLEQRPKGQGNKVQNGSVHQKDGLNDDDFEPYLSPQARPNNAYTAMSDSYLPSYYSPSIGFSYSLGEAAWSTGGDPPMPYLTSYGQLSNGEPHFLPDAMFGQPGALGSTPFLGQHGFNFFPSGIDFSAWGNNSSQGQSTQSSGYSSNYAYAPSSLGGAMIDGQSAFANETLNKAPGMNTIDQGMAALKLGSTDVASNVPKVVGSAVGSGSITSNIVASNSLPPATIAPPKPTSWADIASKPAKQQPKLKTKNGIAGSSLPPPPIKHNMDIGTWDNKGPVAKAPSQALVQNIGQQPTQVSPQPVGQQINNSPPVAQASPGQQPQPLPPPPPQPAQLPVQQQAAQPARWVAPRNRGNGFGQNGVDGNGVGQSQASSGSVPLEPHPVLEKLRSINNYNPKDFDWNPKHGRVFIIKSYSEDDIHRSIKYNIWCSTEHGNKRLDAAYRSMNGKGPVYLLFSVNGSGHFCGVAEMKSAVDYNTCAGVWSQDKWKGRFDVRWIFVKDVPNSQLRHIRLENNENKPVTNSRDTQEVPLEKAKQVLKIIATYKHTTSIFDDFSHYEKRQEEEENVKKVIPLRMPAFKIYGSDRFL; via the exons ATGTCGGCCAGCAGCCTCCTGGAGCAG AGACCTAAGGGCCAAGGCAACAAAG TGCAAAATGGATCTGTGCATCAGAAGGATGGGTTAAATGATGATGACTTTGAACCCTACTTGAGTCCTCAGGCCAGGCCG aaTAATGCATACACTGCAATGTCTGACTCCTACTTGCCAAGCTACTACAGTCCATCCATTGGATTCTCCTACTCGTTAGGCGAAGCTGCCTGGTCTACAGGAGGTGACCCGCCCATGCCCTACTTAACATCCTATGGACAGCTAAGCAATGGGGAGCCTCACTTTCTCCCAGATGCAATGTTTGGGCAGCCAGGGGCCCTTGGCAGCACTCCATTTCTTGGGCAGCATGGCTTTAACTTCTTTCCAAGTGGAattgacttttcagcttgggggAATAACAGTTCTCAGGGACAGTCCACTCAAAGCTCTGGATATAGTAGCAATTATGCTTATGCACCAAGCTCACTGGGTGGAGCCATGATTGATGGACAGTCTGCTTTTGCCAATGAGACTCTGAATAAGGCTCCTGGCATGAATACCATAGACCAAGGCATGGCAGCACTGAAGCTGGGCAGCACAGATGTTGCAAGCAATGTCCCAAAAGTTGTTGGCTCTGCTGTTGGTAGTGGGTCCATTACCAGTAATATCGTGGCATCTAACAGTTTGCCTCCTGCTACCATTGCTCCTCCGAAACCGACATCATGGGCTGATATTGCTAGCAAACCTGCAAAACAGCAGCCCAAGCTGAAGACCAAGAATGGCATTGCAGGGTCAAGTCTTCCACCGCCTCCAATAAAACATAACATGGATATTGGAACTTGGGATAACAAAGGGCCGGTAGCAAAAGCGCCTTCCCAGGCTTTAGTTCAGAATATTGGTCAGCAGCCAACCCAGGTGTCCCCTCAACCAGTGGGCCAACAGATCAATAACAGCCCACCAGTGGCACAGGCTTCCCCAGGGCAACAGCCGCAGCcactgcccccaccaccaccacagccagcccagctaccggtgcagcagcaggcagctcaGCCAGCCCGCTGGGTTGCACCTCGTAACCGTGGCAATGGGTTTGGTCAAAACGGAGTGGATGGTAATGGAGTGGGACAGTCTCAAGCCAGTTCTGGTTCTGTTCCTTTGGAACCGCACCCCGTGTTGGAGAAGTTGAGGTCCATCAACAACTACAACCCCAAGGATTTTGACTGGAACCCAAAACATGGCCGGGTTTTCATCATTAAGAGTTACTCTGAGGACGATATCCACCGTTCCATTAAATATAACATCTGGTGCAGTACAGAGCATGGCAACAAGAGACTGGATGCTGCTTATCGCTCCATGAACGGGAAAGGCCCCGTTTACTTACTGTTCAGTGTCAACGGCAGTGGTCACTTCTGCGGAGTGGCAGAAATGAAATCTGCTGTGGACTACAACACATGTGCAGGTGTGTGGTCCCAGGACAAATGGAAGGGACGTTTTGATGTCAGGTGGATTTTTGTGAAGGACGTTCCCAACAGCCAGCTGCGGCACATCCGCCTAGAGAATAACGAGAATAAACCAGTGACCAACTCCAGGGACACTCAGGAAGTGCCTCTGGAAAAGGCTAAGCAGGTGTTGAAAATCATTGCCACCTACAAGCACACCACCTCCATTTTTGATGACTTCTCACACTATGAGAAacgccaggaggaggaggaaaatgttaaaaag GTTATCCCTTTAAGAATGCCTGCATTCAAGATATATGGGAGTGACAGATTTCTTTAG
- the YTHDF2 gene encoding YTH domain-containing family protein 2 isoform X1, translating to MSASSLLEQRPKGQGNKVQNGSVHQKDGLNDDDFEPYLSPQARPNNAYTAMSDSYLPSYYSPSIGFSYSLGEAAWSTGGDPPMPYLTSYGQLSNGEPHFLPDAMFGQPGALGSTPFLGQHGFNFFPSGIDFSAWGNNSSQGQSTQSSGYSSNYAYAPSSLGGAMIDGQSAFANETLNKAPGMNTIDQGMAALKLGSTDVASNVPKVVGSAVGSGSITSNIVASNSLPPATIAPPKPTSWADIASKPAKQQPKLKTKNGIAGSSLPPPPIKHNMDIGTWDNKGPVAKAPSQALVQNIGQQPTQVSPQPVGQQINNSPPVAQASPGQQPQPLPPPPPQPAQLPVQQQAAQPARWVAPRNRGNGFGQNGVDGNGVGQSQASSGSVPLEPHPVLEKLRSINNYNPKDFDWNPKHGRVFIIKSYSEDDIHRSIKYNIWCSTEHGNKRLDAAYRSMNGKGPVYLLFSVNGSGHFCGVAEMKSAVDYNTCAGVWSQDKWKGRFDVRWIFVKDVPNSQLRHIRLENNENKPVTNSRDTQEVPLEKAKQVLKIIATYKHTTSIFDDFSHYEKRQEEEENVKKERQGRVK from the exons ATGTCGGCCAGCAGCCTCCTGGAGCAG AGACCTAAGGGCCAAGGCAACAAAG TGCAAAATGGATCTGTGCATCAGAAGGATGGGTTAAATGATGATGACTTTGAACCCTACTTGAGTCCTCAGGCCAGGCCG aaTAATGCATACACTGCAATGTCTGACTCCTACTTGCCAAGCTACTACAGTCCATCCATTGGATTCTCCTACTCGTTAGGCGAAGCTGCCTGGTCTACAGGAGGTGACCCGCCCATGCCCTACTTAACATCCTATGGACAGCTAAGCAATGGGGAGCCTCACTTTCTCCCAGATGCAATGTTTGGGCAGCCAGGGGCCCTTGGCAGCACTCCATTTCTTGGGCAGCATGGCTTTAACTTCTTTCCAAGTGGAattgacttttcagcttgggggAATAACAGTTCTCAGGGACAGTCCACTCAAAGCTCTGGATATAGTAGCAATTATGCTTATGCACCAAGCTCACTGGGTGGAGCCATGATTGATGGACAGTCTGCTTTTGCCAATGAGACTCTGAATAAGGCTCCTGGCATGAATACCATAGACCAAGGCATGGCAGCACTGAAGCTGGGCAGCACAGATGTTGCAAGCAATGTCCCAAAAGTTGTTGGCTCTGCTGTTGGTAGTGGGTCCATTACCAGTAATATCGTGGCATCTAACAGTTTGCCTCCTGCTACCATTGCTCCTCCGAAACCGACATCATGGGCTGATATTGCTAGCAAACCTGCAAAACAGCAGCCCAAGCTGAAGACCAAGAATGGCATTGCAGGGTCAAGTCTTCCACCGCCTCCAATAAAACATAACATGGATATTGGAACTTGGGATAACAAAGGGCCGGTAGCAAAAGCGCCTTCCCAGGCTTTAGTTCAGAATATTGGTCAGCAGCCAACCCAGGTGTCCCCTCAACCAGTGGGCCAACAGATCAATAACAGCCCACCAGTGGCACAGGCTTCCCCAGGGCAACAGCCGCAGCcactgcccccaccaccaccacagccagcccagctaccggtgcagcagcaggcagctcaGCCAGCCCGCTGGGTTGCACCTCGTAACCGTGGCAATGGGTTTGGTCAAAACGGAGTGGATGGTAATGGAGTGGGACAGTCTCAAGCCAGTTCTGGTTCTGTTCCTTTGGAACCGCACCCCGTGTTGGAGAAGTTGAGGTCCATCAACAACTACAACCCCAAGGATTTTGACTGGAACCCAAAACATGGCCGGGTTTTCATCATTAAGAGTTACTCTGAGGACGATATCCACCGTTCCATTAAATATAACATCTGGTGCAGTACAGAGCATGGCAACAAGAGACTGGATGCTGCTTATCGCTCCATGAACGGGAAAGGCCCCGTTTACTTACTGTTCAGTGTCAACGGCAGTGGTCACTTCTGCGGAGTGGCAGAAATGAAATCTGCTGTGGACTACAACACATGTGCAGGTGTGTGGTCCCAGGACAAATGGAAGGGACGTTTTGATGTCAGGTGGATTTTTGTGAAGGACGTTCCCAACAGCCAGCTGCGGCACATCCGCCTAGAGAATAACGAGAATAAACCAGTGACCAACTCCAGGGACACTCAGGAAGTGCCTCTGGAAAAGGCTAAGCAGGTGTTGAAAATCATTGCCACCTACAAGCACACCACCTCCATTTTTGATGACTTCTCACACTATGAGAAacgccaggaggaggaggaaaatgttaaaaag